Proteins encoded by one window of Companilactobacillus ginsenosidimutans:
- a CDS encoding HAD-IC family P-type ATPase, with protein MKMESTDYHTDLSEIQREHNTTDFEQGLSTGDAQKRLQENGPNKIESHQTPKWKIFLRQFNNMVIYVLMGAVVLTVLMGEYSDAIIIGIVIIINTLIGYFQETSASNAVEKIKQMLSTDATVYRDGKRTEVPAEQIVLGDSVFLEAGDNVPADLRIVVSDNLSIQESSLTGEAESVEKTEEGIEGDVALADRTNMAFASTAVTKGSGIGIVVATAENTEIGKISTAVNEVKQRKTPLMQVIDHLGTGVSYFILIAAVIIFAIGFWFDIYSLPVLAMAVISVVVGTIPEGLPATTSVILAKGVSDMAKNQNTIIKTLPSVETLGSVDVIATDKTGTLTKNEMTVTDLIFSDKNYQVSGTGYDPVGKITQDGNPVTNDEQLKMFLEAGYYANDTVLLHEDGKWEINGEPTDGAFISLYHKVFPFGSKDRYEEVDILPFDSDYRYIGQLVKDDNNTQTLFVKGSPDKLFTMFKKNDPSFDIAQWTKTVEDYSAQGKRVIAVGYRDVSSEETDATHELINAGLNFLGLAAIIDPPREEVIQSLKEIRSAGVDVKMITGDSAATAKAIGEKLGLADEIHAITGPEWDNLSEDEQVIAADKNQVFARTTPGNKIEIINALQKNNKVTAMTGDGVNDAPALKRADIGVAMGIKGTDVAKDSADMILTDDNFATISKAIKEGRRIFDNIKKSILYLLPISFAEGLIIAFAILAQDEIPLHPTQLLWINMVSAITIQFALIFEPAEKGIMKRKPRKTDGKLMNRHDVIQVVYISVLMAAIGMFIDEWFTRMGATSAMTSTTMINVLIVGKIFYLFNIRTNNLAIKEMFVNKKAYIFIALMLVLQVILTYVPFMQSVFHTTAIGGFEWLLAVIGGIIVLVVAEIDKLIRIAVSKKNAQNN; from the coding sequence ATGAAAATGGAATCTACCGACTATCACACTGACCTCTCTGAAATACAGAGGGAACATAATACTACAGACTTTGAACAAGGACTATCAACCGGTGACGCACAAAAGCGTCTTCAAGAAAATGGTCCAAATAAAATTGAATCTCATCAAACTCCCAAATGGAAAATCTTTCTAAGACAATTTAATAATATGGTTATCTATGTCTTGATGGGTGCTGTCGTTCTAACTGTCTTGATGGGTGAATATTCCGACGCCATCATCATTGGTATCGTAATCATTATCAACACTCTAATTGGATATTTCCAAGAAACCAGTGCTTCAAACGCTGTTGAAAAAATTAAACAGATGTTATCCACCGATGCAACAGTTTATCGTGATGGAAAAAGAACTGAAGTCCCTGCTGAACAAATCGTACTTGGCGACTCAGTCTTCCTTGAAGCTGGTGATAATGTACCTGCCGACTTGAGAATTGTCGTATCGGATAACCTAAGTATTCAAGAATCATCACTTACTGGTGAAGCTGAATCAGTTGAAAAAACTGAAGAAGGTATCGAAGGAGACGTGGCGCTTGCCGACAGAACCAATATGGCTTTCGCCTCTACTGCTGTAACTAAAGGTAGTGGTATTGGAATTGTTGTCGCCACTGCTGAAAATACTGAAATCGGTAAAATCTCGACTGCCGTTAACGAAGTAAAACAACGTAAAACACCATTGATGCAAGTTATCGATCACCTTGGTACCGGAGTTTCTTACTTCATCTTAATCGCCGCTGTAATAATCTTTGCAATCGGATTCTGGTTTGATATTTATTCACTACCAGTGTTAGCAATGGCTGTTATCTCAGTTGTTGTTGGTACAATTCCCGAAGGATTACCTGCAACCACTTCAGTTATCTTGGCTAAAGGTGTTAGTGATATGGCGAAAAACCAAAATACTATCATTAAAACTTTGCCATCCGTTGAAACACTTGGATCAGTTGACGTTATCGCCACTGACAAAACTGGTACATTGACTAAAAACGAAATGACTGTGACCGATTTAATTTTCTCTGACAAGAATTATCAAGTTAGTGGAACTGGATATGACCCTGTTGGTAAAATCACTCAAGATGGTAACCCTGTCACAAATGATGAACAGTTAAAAATGTTTTTAGAAGCTGGATATTACGCTAATGATACTGTCCTCTTACACGAAGATGGTAAGTGGGAAATAAATGGTGAACCAACTGATGGTGCCTTTATTTCCTTATATCACAAGGTATTCCCATTCGGTTCTAAAGATCGATACGAAGAAGTTGATATTTTACCATTCGACTCAGACTATCGTTATATTGGACAATTGGTTAAAGACGATAATAATACGCAGACATTGTTCGTCAAAGGTTCACCTGATAAACTTTTTACCATGTTTAAGAAAAATGACCCTAGTTTTGATATTGCTCAATGGACAAAAACTGTTGAGGATTATTCAGCTCAAGGTAAACGTGTTATCGCCGTTGGTTATCGTGATGTGTCCTCTGAAGAAACTGATGCAACACACGAATTAATCAATGCTGGATTAAACTTTCTCGGATTAGCAGCTATCATTGACCCACCACGTGAAGAAGTTATTCAATCACTGAAAGAAATTCGTTCAGCTGGTGTTGATGTAAAAATGATCACTGGTGACTCAGCTGCTACTGCTAAAGCTATCGGTGAAAAACTTGGTCTAGCTGATGAAATTCATGCTATTACCGGTCCCGAATGGGATAATCTTTCTGAAGATGAACAAGTAATTGCTGCTGACAAAAATCAAGTTTTCGCACGTACAACACCTGGAAATAAGATTGAAATCATCAATGCTCTTCAAAAAAACAATAAAGTTACTGCCATGACAGGTGACGGTGTTAATGATGCGCCCGCCTTGAAACGTGCTGATATTGGTGTCGCCATGGGTATTAAAGGTACCGACGTTGCCAAAGACTCAGCCGATATGATATTGACTGACGATAACTTTGCGACGATTTCCAAGGCTATTAAAGAAGGACGTCGTATTTTCGATAATATCAAGAAGAGTATTTTATATCTCTTGCCAATTTCCTTTGCTGAAGGTTTAATTATCGCCTTTGCCATCTTGGCTCAAGATGAAATTCCGCTTCACCCTACTCAACTGCTTTGGATCAACATGGTTTCTGCCATCACTATCCAATTTGCGTTGATTTTCGAGCCAGCTGAAAAAGGGATTATGAAACGGAAACCTCGTAAAACAGATGGTAAATTGATGAATCGGCACGACGTAATTCAAGTAGTTTACATATCTGTCCTGATGGCCGCCATTGGTATGTTTATTGATGAATGGTTCACTCGTATGGGTGCAACCTCTGCAATGACTAGCACTACTATGATCAACGTTTTAATTGTTGGTAAAATTTTCTACCTATTCAACATTAGAACTAACAATTTA
- the rlmD gene encoding 23S rRNA (uracil(1939)-C(5))-methyltransferase RlmD gives MENNITEELKVGDRFPLTIKRIGINGEGIGFFKHVIVFVPGAVPEDVIVCEITDIHPRFINGKIHKIRTHSPHRNEDVTPLASEVGGLEFAHIKYEDQLEYKADILRESLNKYKPHAYEHYTIKPTIASPQQEKYRNKAQFPIQEIDGEIRCGLYKAGTQELVDLPEMPTQMDLTMSAIRKIVDIIKELGLPVYNPKEKSGIISMIVVRQSVEFNKLQVTFITRSKKFLKERQFVEAITKAIPEVSSISQNINPVDQGAVWGDETKLIWGDEYLQEDINGSIFNLSPRAFLQLNSLQTDKLYDLATEALHPSPDDILLDAYCGVGTIGITMADKVKQIYGIEIIPEAIADAEKNAELNHVENAEYFVGSVDQVYPELLERDIHPTALIVDPPRVGLDNNLIETIMDNRPEKLVYISCNPSTLAKDLTQLTKKYRVDYLQPLDMFPQTPHVETIVKFSRR, from the coding sequence ATGGAAAACAATATAACTGAAGAATTAAAAGTGGGAGATCGTTTTCCCCTAACAATCAAACGAATCGGTATCAACGGAGAAGGAATCGGCTTTTTCAAGCACGTAATTGTCTTCGTCCCTGGTGCCGTACCTGAAGATGTCATCGTCTGCGAAATCACCGACATACATCCTAGATTTATCAACGGTAAGATTCATAAAATCAGAACTCATAGTCCACATCGTAACGAAGATGTCACCCCATTAGCAAGTGAAGTCGGTGGACTTGAGTTTGCTCACATTAAATATGAAGACCAGCTTGAATATAAAGCTGATATTCTCAGAGAATCACTAAACAAGTATAAGCCTCATGCTTATGAACACTACACAATTAAGCCTACAATCGCCTCACCACAACAAGAAAAATATCGTAATAAGGCACAATTCCCAATTCAAGAAATCGATGGAGAAATTCGTTGTGGGCTGTACAAGGCAGGAACACAAGAATTAGTTGACCTCCCAGAAATGCCAACGCAAATGGACCTAACTATGTCCGCAATCCGTAAGATTGTCGATATCATCAAAGAACTAGGTTTACCTGTTTACAATCCTAAGGAAAAATCAGGTATCATCAGCATGATCGTCGTGCGTCAATCTGTTGAATTCAACAAGCTTCAAGTAACTTTCATCACACGCTCGAAAAAGTTTTTGAAGGAACGTCAATTTGTCGAAGCAATCACGAAAGCAATTCCGGAAGTAAGTTCAATTTCTCAAAATATCAATCCAGTTGATCAAGGTGCTGTCTGGGGCGACGAAACAAAGCTTATCTGGGGTGATGAGTATCTTCAAGAAGATATTAACGGATCAATCTTCAATTTATCACCACGTGCCTTCTTACAATTAAATTCTCTTCAAACTGATAAGTTGTATGATCTAGCGACTGAAGCTTTGCATCCCTCACCAGATGATATTTTATTGGATGCTTACTGTGGCGTTGGTACAATCGGTATCACTATGGCTGACAAAGTTAAACAAATTTACGGAATTGAAATCATTCCTGAAGCTATTGCAGATGCTGAAAAGAACGCTGAACTAAATCATGTTGAAAACGCTGAATACTTTGTCGGTTCCGTTGATCAAGTTTATCCCGAATTACTCGAACGTGATATCCACCCAACAGCTCTAATTGTCGATCCACCTCGCGTTGGTCTCGATAACAATTTGATTGAAACTATTATGGACAATCGTCCAGAAAAATTAGTTTACATTTCATGTAATCCATCGACTTTAGCAAAAGACTTAACTCAGCTCACAAAGAAATATCGTGTTGATTACCTCCAACCACTCGATATGTTCCCTCAAACACCTCATGTTGAAACAATCGTAAAATTCTCAAGAAGATAA
- the recX gene encoding recombination regulator RecX, translated as MSKVTKIQAQKRKGRYNVFLDDEYAFPVGESTLIEFRLMKGTELDDAQVTLIKNRENTNKAYGDAVNYLSYELRTEKEMKDYLYKKEYNTPIIMDVMDKLRKLHYLNDEAYAQSFINTQLRLSANGPRTIEQKMFKKGVPDDIIKQKISEIDQDILLDNATEFAEKQMRKTNHASFKQQLIKLRQSLYSKGFSGDIVSQAIDSLDLEKDEDEEQENLRKMIDKVSHRYANTSKLITYLMGKGFSYDAIKQALQDDD; from the coding sequence TTGAGTAAAGTTACAAAAATACAAGCCCAAAAACGTAAGGGTAGATACAATGTCTTTCTGGATGATGAATATGCATTTCCAGTTGGTGAATCGACGTTGATTGAATTTCGATTGATGAAGGGAACTGAGTTGGACGATGCCCAAGTCACTCTGATAAAAAATCGAGAGAATACTAATAAAGCCTATGGGGATGCAGTTAATTACTTGAGTTATGAACTGCGGACAGAAAAAGAGATGAAAGATTATCTGTATAAAAAGGAGTACAACACTCCGATTATTATGGATGTGATGGACAAGTTGAGGAAGCTTCATTATTTGAATGATGAAGCTTATGCCCAAAGTTTTATCAATACACAACTGCGACTTTCAGCTAATGGACCAAGGACAATTGAACAAAAGATGTTCAAAAAGGGTGTTCCTGATGACATCATTAAGCAAAAGATTTCTGAGATTGATCAAGATATCTTGCTAGATAATGCAACTGAGTTTGCCGAGAAACAAATGCGGAAGACCAATCATGCTTCTTTCAAACAACAGCTAATTAAACTACGACAAAGCCTCTATTCTAAAGGATTTAGTGGCGATATTGTTAGTCAGGCTATCGACAGCTTGGACTTAGAAAAGGACGAAGATGAGGAACAAGAAAATCTTCGTAAAATGATTGATAAAGTTTCGCACAGATACGCTAACACATCTAAGCTAATTACTTATTTAATGGGAAAAGGATTTTCCTATGATGCAATTAAACAAGCTCTTCAAGATGACGATTAG
- a CDS encoding DUF402 domain-containing protein, whose amino-acid sequence MQIPREGDYVAIQSYKHDGQLHRTWRETMVLKTSENEIIGCNDNTLVTESDGRRWVTREPAIVYFHKHYWFNIIAMIRDTGVSYYCNLATPFVLDKEAIKYIDYDLDVKVFPDGEKRLLDVDEYAAHSKMWNYPPEIDKILHYNVDVLIDWIDKGKGPFSQAYIDLWMKRYNELSHH is encoded by the coding sequence ATGCAAATACCCAGAGAAGGGGATTACGTAGCAATCCAGAGTTATAAGCATGATGGTCAGTTACATCGTACTTGGCGTGAAACAATGGTGTTAAAGACGAGCGAGAACGAAATAATAGGTTGTAATGATAATACTTTAGTAACAGAATCAGACGGTCGCCGTTGGGTGACTAGAGAGCCCGCAATAGTTTATTTCCATAAACATTATTGGTTCAATATTATTGCCATGATTCGTGATACAGGAGTTTCTTATTATTGTAATTTAGCAACTCCGTTTGTTTTAGATAAAGAGGCCATCAAATATATAGATTATGATTTAGACGTAAAGGTATTTCCTGACGGAGAAAAGCGTTTGCTAGATGTTGACGAGTATGCCGCACATAGTAAGATGTGGAATTACCCGCCAGAGATAGACAAGATTCTACATTATAATGTTGATGTTTTAATTGATTGGATAGACAAGGGAAAAGGTCCATTTTCTCAAGCCTATATTGATCTCTGGATGAAGAGATATAACGAATTATCTCACCATTAA
- a CDS encoding AI-2E family transporter, translating into MKVNKKEIIRYSILIAIFLILLVYPGQVLNLFKGIGAVAFPLIIGAAMAYCINILSSTMEKWFWPKADKTILVKLRRPTALILSLIIIIAIIAWVMRLVIPQFITAISGFFTSLPDVVDNINKWLDNSNNANAIMSQLETTKIDWTSIQSKLMKLLSTGLSGVFSSSLSIFGSISKGVFNFILALTFAIYLVSGKERIANRLSRVFDAFLPAKFMEKSRYVLQVADKSFSSFIKGQVTEAFILGTLCAIGMLIFRFPNALSIGALVGMTALIPMIGAWIGGGVGFVLIAVTSPLQGVLFVIFIIVLQQLEGNLIYPYVVGSSIGLPGILVLVAITVGGGLAGIVGMLVGVPIVATIYQLIRTATLKKEDLSKNKIPEI; encoded by the coding sequence ATGAAAGTTAATAAAAAAGAGATTATCCGCTACAGCATTCTGATTGCGATATTTTTAATCCTACTTGTTTATCCTGGTCAGGTATTAAACTTATTTAAAGGCATTGGTGCTGTTGCTTTCCCATTAATAATTGGTGCCGCTATGGCATACTGTATCAACATACTCAGTAGTACAATGGAAAAATGGTTTTGGCCTAAAGCTGATAAAACAATACTAGTCAAACTACGTCGACCTACAGCTTTAATTTTGTCATTAATAATAATTATCGCTATTATCGCTTGGGTCATGCGACTTGTAATTCCTCAATTCATTACTGCTATCAGTGGATTTTTCACTAGCTTGCCAGATGTCGTTGATAACATAAACAAATGGCTTGATAATTCTAACAATGCCAATGCAATAATGTCTCAATTAGAAACCACAAAAATTGATTGGACGTCCATTCAAAGCAAATTGATGAAGCTACTTTCGACAGGCCTTTCTGGAGTATTCTCATCTTCACTTTCAATTTTTGGTAGTATCTCCAAAGGTGTATTTAATTTTATTTTGGCGCTAACTTTTGCAATCTATTTGGTAAGTGGCAAAGAACGAATCGCAAATCGCTTAAGTAGAGTTTTTGATGCTTTCTTACCTGCTAAATTTATGGAAAAATCTCGCTACGTTCTACAAGTGGCGGACAAATCATTTTCTAGTTTTATTAAAGGTCAAGTAACTGAAGCCTTTATCTTGGGAACACTTTGTGCCATCGGAATGTTGATTTTCCGCTTTCCAAACGCATTATCAATTGGAGCATTAGTTGGAATGACAGCTTTAATTCCAATGATTGGAGCTTGGATCGGTGGCGGAGTCGGATTTGTACTAATTGCTGTTACATCCCCTCTTCAAGGTGTACTATTCGTAATATTTATTATCGTGCTCCAACAATTAGAAGGTAATTTAATTTACCCATATGTGGTCGGCAGTTCAATTGGTCTGCCTGGAATCTTGGTACTTGTCGCAATCACCGTTGGTGGTGGACTTGCGGGAATAGTTGGAATGCTTGTTGGCGTTCCAATCGTTGCCACCATTTATCAATTAATCCGAACAGCTACATTAAAAAAAGAAGATTTATCTAAAAATAAAATTCCCGAAATATAA
- a CDS encoding amino acid ABC transporter ATP-binding protein, protein MISLKNIVKKYDGQTVLHDISVDFPDGKTTVILGPSGSGKSTLLRSIDLLVRPESGTISFPELTYDYSKPLSKKDSFSLRRKTSMVFQNWNLFPNLTVTKNITEAPINVLKKSPADADERAAKLLKQVGLDGYGDRYPSQLSGGQQQRISICRALAMDPEYILLDEPTSALDPELETQVLRILEDLCKAGQSMVIVTHNMDFARLVSDKIVFIEDGKKVFDGETHEFFDNPTPRIKDFLAGISIDPNKIDE, encoded by the coding sequence ATGATTTCATTGAAAAATATTGTAAAAAAATATGATGGTCAAACAGTGCTTCATGATATTTCAGTCGACTTCCCTGATGGGAAAACAACTGTCATCCTTGGACCTTCTGGTTCTGGTAAATCAACACTTCTCAGATCAATTGACTTGTTAGTTCGACCTGAGTCTGGAACTATTAGCTTCCCAGAATTGACTTATGACTATTCAAAACCACTATCAAAGAAAGATAGCTTTAGCCTTCGTCGAAAAACCAGCATGGTTTTTCAAAACTGGAATCTATTCCCAAATCTTACAGTGACAAAAAATATCACAGAAGCTCCAATAAATGTATTGAAAAAGTCCCCTGCTGACGCCGATGAAAGAGCAGCTAAATTACTCAAACAAGTTGGTTTGGACGGCTATGGAGATCGTTATCCTAGCCAACTATCAGGTGGACAGCAACAAAGAATTTCAATCTGTCGTGCCCTAGCTATGGACCCCGAATACATTTTGTTGGATGAACCAACAAGTGCCTTAGATCCAGAGCTAGAAACACAGGTACTGAGAATTCTTGAAGATCTATGTAAAGCCGGACAATCAATGGTCATAGTTACCCACAACATGGATTTCGCTAGATTAGTTTCAGACAAGATTGTCTTCATTGAAGATGGTAAAAAAGTGTTCGATGGTGAAACCCACGAATTCTTCGATAATCCAACTCCACGTATAAAAGATTTCTTGGCGGGAATTTCGATTGATCCAAATAAAATTGATGAATAA
- a CDS encoding amino acid ABC transporter permease — translation MWHIIITSLPEMIVAMVQYTIPLAILAFIFGLILAVLTALIKFIKPSENKAIKYPWMLLKAIANFYVWLFRSTPLLVQLFIIFFGLPNIGVQLDPFIAAVIGFSLNTGAYASETIRSALLSVPDDQWDAAFTLGFSTRQTLMKIVLPQAVRIALPPLSNSFIGLVKDTSLASSITILEMFQVSQQITAKNFQPLLMYSLAAALYAVVCSLLTWLQHYLEHRTSRYVKGSEA, via the coding sequence ATGTGGCATATAATTATTACATCATTGCCTGAAATGATCGTAGCAATGGTGCAATACACCATTCCGTTAGCGATTTTAGCGTTTATATTTGGATTGATACTTGCAGTCCTTACAGCATTAATTAAATTTATTAAACCTAGTGAGAACAAGGCTATCAAGTATCCTTGGATGTTGCTCAAAGCTATTGCCAATTTTTATGTTTGGCTGTTCCGTTCAACTCCATTACTAGTTCAGTTGTTCATCATCTTCTTTGGATTACCAAATATTGGTGTTCAACTAGATCCATTTATCGCTGCAGTTATCGGATTTTCTTTAAACACCGGTGCATATGCCTCAGAAACAATTCGTTCAGCTTTGCTCTCTGTTCCAGATGATCAATGGGATGCAGCGTTTACTCTTGGTTTTTCAACAAGACAAACCTTGATGAAAATCGTTTTACCACAAGCTGTTAGGATTGCTCTACCTCCACTTTCTAACTCATTTATTGGATTAGTTAAGGATACATCTTTAGCCAGTTCAATTACGATTTTGGAAATGTTCCAGGTTAGTCAACAAATCACAGCTAAAAACTTCCAACCATTACTAATGTACTCATTAGCAGCCGCATTATATGCTGTTGTATGTTCATTATTAACTTGGCTACAACATTACCTCGAGCACAGAACATCTCGTTATGTTAAAGGAAGTGAAGCTTAA
- a CDS encoding transporter substrate-binding domain-containing protein: protein MKKRVALLLTMVAAFVLILTGCSNSSNETKTKGTLTIGLEGTYAPYSYRENGKLTGYEVEFGKALAKEMGLKAKFVPTKWDSLIAGLNSKTFDVVINNVGETKDRQKHYIFAKPYVASKSVLITKDGDSKVKSVDDLKGVKMAEGTGTDNYNKAKKFGANIVPSPDFATTMSMIKQGRVQATINSHEAFLTWAKDNKDSGLKAKVIPTNKIPNTKIAPIFNKDSTKLRDKVNKAEDKLRKDGTLKRLSIKYFGEDISK from the coding sequence ATGAAAAAGAGAGTCGCACTGCTGCTTACAATGGTTGCAGCCTTCGTATTAATTCTAACTGGTTGCTCAAACAGTTCAAACGAAACAAAAACTAAAGGTACATTAACAATCGGTTTGGAAGGAACTTATGCTCCATATTCATACCGTGAAAATGGCAAACTAACTGGTTATGAAGTTGAGTTTGGTAAAGCATTAGCAAAAGAAATGGGCTTGAAAGCTAAGTTTGTTCCTACCAAATGGGATTCACTAATTGCTGGATTAAATTCAAAAACATTCGACGTTGTAATCAATAACGTTGGTGAAACAAAGGATCGTCAAAAGCACTATATTTTTGCCAAACCATATGTTGCATCTAAATCAGTTTTAATTACTAAAGATGGCGACTCTAAAGTCAAGTCAGTTGACGATTTAAAGGGCGTCAAGATGGCTGAAGGTACTGGTACCGACAACTATAACAAGGCTAAGAAGTTCGGTGCTAACATCGTGCCTTCTCCAGACTTTGCTACTACCATGTCAATGATCAAACAAGGCCGTGTTCAAGCTACCATCAACTCACATGAAGCATTCCTAACATGGGCGAAAGACAACAAGGATAGTGGTTTAAAGGCCAAAGTTATCCCTACAAACAAAATTCCTAACACTAAGATTGCTCCTATCTTCAACAAAGACAGTACAAAACTTCGTGATAAGGTCAATAAAGCTGAAGACAAGCTTAGAAAAGATGGCACATTAAAGCGTCTATCAATTAAGTACTTCGGTGAAGACATTAGTAAATAA
- the cysK gene encoding cysteine synthase A translates to MSKIANNITELIGNTPIVKLNRVVPEGAANVFVKLEFFNPGSSIKDRIALSMIEAAEKAGKLKPGDTIVEPTSGNTGIGLSLVAAAKGYHLIIMMPDTMSVERRKIMQGYGTELVLTPGSEGMGGAIKRAKELSDEKGYFLPMQFSNPANPDVHERTTGKEIIEAFDGQTVDAFVAGVGTGGTLSGVSHALTKKYPDVKIYALEAAESPLLKEGKTGKHKIQGISAGMIPDTLDQDSYSDIIEVTSDQAIQMAQEVSRKEGFLPGISAGANIFGAIEIAKKLGEGKNVVTVSPDNGERYLSTDLFKF, encoded by the coding sequence ATGTCAAAAATTGCTAACAATATTACAGAATTAATTGGTAACACACCAATTGTTAAATTAAATAGAGTTGTACCAGAGGGTGCTGCCAACGTCTTTGTAAAATTAGAATTCTTCAATCCTGGAAGCTCAATCAAGGATAGAATTGCCCTTTCAATGATTGAAGCCGCAGAAAAAGCTGGCAAGTTAAAGCCTGGAGATACTATTGTTGAACCAACATCAGGAAATACTGGTATTGGATTGTCCCTAGTAGCTGCAGCAAAGGGCTATCACTTAATTATCATGATGCCCGACACAATGAGTGTTGAACGTCGTAAAATCATGCAAGGTTACGGAACAGAATTAGTTCTTACACCTGGTTCTGAAGGCATGGGTGGAGCTATTAAACGCGCCAAAGAACTTTCCGATGAAAAAGGATACTTCCTACCAATGCAATTCAGTAATCCAGCTAATCCTGACGTACATGAAAGAACTACTGGTAAAGAAATCATTGAAGCATTCGATGGTCAAACAGTTGATGCCTTTGTTGCTGGTGTTGGTACTGGTGGTACTTTATCTGGTGTTAGTCACGCTTTAACAAAGAAATATCCTGATGTAAAAATTTATGCACTTGAAGCTGCTGAATCACCACTTCTTAAGGAAGGTAAAACTGGTAAGCACAAAATTCAAGGCATTTCAGCTGGTATGATTCCTGATACATTAGATCAAGATTCATATTCAGATATTATTGAAGTTACATCTGATCAAGCTATCCAAATGGCTCAAGAAGTAAGTCGTAAAGAAGGATTTTTACCAGGAATCTCTGCCGGTGCTAATATCTTCGGAGCTATCGAAATTGCTAAAAAACTTGGTGAAGGTAAGAACGTTGTAACAGTCTCACCTGACAACGGTGAAAGATACTTATCTACAGATTTATTTAAATTTTAG
- a CDS encoding homoserine O-acetyltransferase/O-succinyltransferase family protein, whose protein sequence is MNAVKIGILNLMYNKVETDENFYKSLTHEHRNVEFTYYYSATRYVDRKLDPAVTNTMKPLDLDDLDNLDGFIISGSPVEQIDFNDITYKDEIDELLDKLNEMSIPQLYVCWGAMAALHHLHGIDKQILPHKTFGIFQNNILKSSNLLDNISNNFPAPHARYAEMNQQQINDNSQLTINAISDKGLLFLASSKTKPQSFLFSHLEYQKNDLRKEYEREFAAHPERHPLQPVNYYSPINNQPMFAWEEVQAKFFGNWVRNVINAKVQVCS, encoded by the coding sequence GTGAACGCTGTAAAAATTGGAATTTTAAACTTGATGTATAACAAAGTTGAAACAGACGAAAACTTTTATAAATCACTAACCCACGAACATCGAAATGTTGAATTTACCTACTATTATTCAGCAACTCGCTATGTCGATAGAAAACTCGACCCTGCAGTAACAAACACCATGAAGCCACTGGATCTTGATGACTTGGATAACTTGGACGGATTTATTATTTCTGGAAGTCCTGTTGAACAAATCGATTTTAACGATATAACTTATAAAGATGAGATTGACGAACTATTAGATAAATTAAACGAAATGAGTATTCCCCAGCTGTACGTATGCTGGGGTGCGATGGCGGCCTTACATCATCTGCACGGCATCGACAAACAAATATTGCCACACAAAACATTTGGTATTTTCCAAAATAATATTTTGAAATCATCAAACCTTTTGGACAATATTTCTAATAACTTCCCTGCACCACATGCGCGTTACGCAGAAATGAATCAGCAACAAATTAACGATAACTCGCAGCTGACCATTAACGCTATTAGTGATAAGGGATTGTTGTTTCTGGCATCGTCTAAGACAAAGCCTCAATCATTTCTTTTCTCACACCTTGAATATCAAAAAAATGATTTAAGAAAAGAATATGAGCGTGAGTTTGCTGCACATCCCGAACGCCACCCATTACAGCCAGTGAATTATTACTCTCCTATTAATAACCAACCGATGTTCGCTTGGGAGGAAGTTCAGGCTAAGTTCTTTGGAAATTGGGTCCGTAATGTCATTAACGCTAAGGTTCAGGTGTGTAGCTGA